A window of the bacterium genome harbors these coding sequences:
- a CDS encoding DUF4920 domain-containing protein, with the protein MMRMNMVIGLVFCVSVALTAQESKSYGKGVQLKASVTLDEAIAKAGSEKEVLVQGKIHDVCAKKGCWLVLQDGEKEIRVTFEGYSFFVPTDSKNKTVRAQGKIMLKEISESEARHYAEDAGKSKDEIEKIKGSQKAYSMIATGVEILD; encoded by the coding sequence ATGATGCGGATGAACATGGTGATCGGATTGGTTTTTTGCGTATCCGTTGCATTGACGGCGCAGGAAAGCAAGTCGTATGGAAAAGGGGTTCAACTCAAAGCGTCAGTGACGCTGGATGAAGCCATCGCTAAAGCAGGCTCAGAAAAAGAAGTTTTAGTGCAAGGAAAAATTCACGATGTATGCGCTAAGAAAGGTTGTTGGCTTGTGCTGCAGGACGGAGAAAAAGAAATTCGCGTGACATTTGAAGGTTACAGTTTCTTTGTTCCAACGGATTCCAAAAATAAAACGGTTCGTGCGCAAGGCAAAATCATGCTGAAAGAAATTTCCGAATCGGAAGCTCGTCACTATGCCGAAGACGCCGGGAAATCGAAAGACGAAATTGAAAAAATCAAAGGTTCGCAGAAAGCGTATTCGATGATTGCAACCGGTGTTGAAATCCTTGATTAA
- a CDS encoding 6-phosphofructokinase: MKRIGILTGGGDVPGLNPCIKAVVYDAINAGLEVIGIRSGWAGLLKYNPDDPEGSSQYLMPLNKINTRTIDRSGGTMLHTSRTNPGKVSVSDIPAFLHKPEHDKLDPKSKVDFTPHVLKVLAHLKIDALVTIGGDDTLSYTVRLHNERFPVVAIPKTMDNDVFGTDYCIGFSTAVTRSVHFINMLRTSAGSHERIAVVELFGRNSGETSLISAHLASADRSIISEVPFDPEKLANFLMEDKRSNPSNYAIMTISEGATMVGGKIVEYGQEDAYGHKKLGGIGEITADAIKKITGTHMIYQSLAYLMRSGEPDALDRMVAMSFAGLAIDLLLKKRSGMMTALHEGRYTVVPAETIIQGKRTVDVKELYDTENYRPKVFNVMNKPMFLY, from the coding sequence ATGAAACGGATAGGCATTCTTACCGGAGGCGGCGATGTACCCGGTCTTAATCCTTGCATCAAAGCGGTCGTGTACGATGCGATCAATGCCGGGCTTGAAGTGATCGGTATTCGCAGCGGCTGGGCCGGGCTATTGAAATACAATCCGGACGATCCTGAAGGCTCGTCCCAATATCTTATGCCGTTGAATAAAATCAATACGCGGACAATTGATCGCAGCGGAGGCACGATGCTGCATACGTCACGCACGAATCCCGGTAAAGTCAGTGTCAGCGATATTCCGGCGTTTTTGCATAAACCCGAACATGATAAGCTCGATCCTAAATCGAAAGTAGATTTTACACCGCACGTTTTGAAAGTACTGGCGCATCTGAAAATTGACGCACTCGTGACCATCGGCGGCGACGATACGCTCAGCTATACCGTTCGTCTACATAATGAGAGATTTCCCGTTGTTGCCATCCCTAAAACGATGGACAATGACGTCTTCGGAACCGATTATTGCATTGGATTTTCGACGGCTGTAACGCGTTCGGTGCATTTTATTAATATGCTGCGCACATCGGCAGGTTCACACGAACGTATAGCGGTTGTAGAATTATTCGGACGCAATTCAGGCGAAACATCTCTGATTTCAGCTCACCTGGCCAGTGCCGATCGTTCGATCATTTCTGAAGTGCCGTTCGATCCGGAAAAACTCGCCAATTTTCTTATGGAAGATAAACGCAGTAATCCGAGCAATTATGCCATTATGACTATTTCGGAAGGCGCCACAATGGTTGGTGGTAAAATTGTCGAATACGGACAGGAAGACGCTTACGGCCACAAGAAGCTCGGAGGGATCGGAGAAATTACGGCTGATGCAATCAAAAAAATCACCGGAACGCATATGATTTATCAGTCGCTGGCATACTTGATGCGAAGCGGTGAGCCGGATGCTCTTGATCGGATGGTTGCGATGAGTTTCGCAGGGCTGGCGATCGACCTGTTGTTGAAAAAGCGTTCAGGTATGATGACGGCGTTGCACGAAGGACGTTATACGGTCGTTCCGGCAGAAACGATCATTCAAGGTAAGAGGACAGTCGACGTGAAAGAATTGTATGACACGGAGAATTATCGTCCAAAAGTTTTCAACGTGATGAATAAACCGATGTTTTTGTATTGA
- a CDS encoding alpha/beta fold hydrolase → MKLHFVEYGQGDKTLVILHGLLGSERNWHSLAREMSREIHIYALDLRNHGASPHHPVHTFDAMCDDLELFIDEHIHEHFYLLGHSMGGQTAMKYAFRHGETLRGLIIEDIAPRSYDRGLTKIFNALHDIDLTKFTEKKDVDAALSEWVPNPAVRHFLMTNLVRHENQLSWRVNVPALTDFAENEIARFRVDANERYDGPTLFIGGELSGYDLSKERHLITQYFPQSRLEMIQGANHWIHFDSKAVFMQLVLDFINAHDHR, encoded by the coding sequence ATGAAACTTCATTTTGTTGAATATGGACAAGGAGATAAAACGCTTGTTATTCTCCACGGACTCCTGGGATCGGAAAGAAATTGGCATAGCCTTGCCCGTGAAATGAGCCGAGAAATACATATTTACGCACTTGACTTGCGCAATCATGGTGCATCGCCGCATCATCCGGTTCATACGTTTGATGCGATGTGCGATGATCTAGAACTGTTTATCGATGAGCACATTCATGAGCATTTTTATTTGCTTGGACACTCCATGGGCGGGCAAACGGCTATGAAATATGCTTTTCGTCACGGTGAAACTTTGCGCGGATTGATCATCGAGGATATAGCGCCGCGCTCGTACGACCGGGGCCTGACTAAAATTTTTAACGCGCTTCATGATATCGATCTTACGAAATTTACAGAAAAAAAAGACGTCGATGCCGCGTTATCCGAATGGGTGCCGAATCCCGCCGTACGCCATTTTTTAATGACCAATCTCGTGCGTCATGAGAATCAGTTGTCCTGGCGCGTCAATGTTCCTGCACTGACGGATTTTGCCGAAAACGAGATTGCCCGTTTTCGCGTCGATGCGAATGAGCGTTATGACGGCCCGACGCTTTTTATCGGCGGCGAATTGTCCGGCTACGACCTTTCCAAAGAACGCCATTTGATTACACAATATTTTCCTCAAAGTCGCCTTGAAATGATCCAAGGTGCGAACCACTGGATTCACTTCGATTCCAAGGCTGTGTTCATGCAATTGGTTCTGGATTTTATTAACGCTCATGATCACAGATAA
- a CDS encoding formate--tetrahydrofolate ligase produces the protein MNSRDQGNTMKSDIEIAQSVTMHPIVQIAEKIGLNRNDIELYGDYKAKIKLDVAERIKSHPDGKYIFVTAITPTPLGEGKTVVNIGLSQALGKIGKKVISTLREPSMGPVFGIKGGATGGGYSQVLPMEDINLHFTGDFHAITAAHNLMAAIIDNHLHKGNPLGFDVNNVFWNRVIDMNDRALRQIVVGLGGHNNGVPRQSSFDITAASEIMAILALAENFNDLRQRLERIFVGATHEKKGIRAASLKVVGALLALLKDAIKPNLVQTIEGVPCIMHTGPFANIATGNNSVIADKIALKLADYVVTECGFGADCGAEKLINIKCRQSGLRPSAGVVVATVKALKMHGGGFDAVPGKKIDKALLEKENVDAVAKGCENLQKHIENILGFGVPVVVAINKFTSDTENEIRAIREIATKTGAEAVIPIDVWGKGGVGGTELAEAVVAACQKPSSIRFTYDVNDSIESKLATVVQNIYGGKDIKLSKLAKLKIKIAKDEGMEHIPVCIAKTHLSLSHDPALKGRPKDFTVPIDDIRFSAGAGFLYAIAGEMMTMPGLPSVPSSELIDVDERGRVVGLF, from the coding sequence ATGAATTCACGAGATCAAGGAAATACCATGAAAAGTGATATTGAAATAGCTCAGTCGGTAACCATGCATCCGATCGTTCAGATTGCTGAAAAAATCGGATTGAATCGCAATGATATTGAGTTGTATGGCGATTATAAAGCCAAAATTAAACTCGATGTAGCGGAACGTATAAAAAGTCATCCCGATGGAAAATATATTTTTGTTACGGCCATTACGCCGACGCCGCTCGGCGAAGGCAAAACGGTTGTAAATATCGGCCTGTCGCAGGCACTGGGCAAGATCGGAAAGAAAGTGATTTCCACACTGCGCGAACCTTCGATGGGCCCGGTCTTTGGCATCAAAGGCGGCGCTACCGGTGGCGGCTATTCACAAGTACTTCCGATGGAGGATATTAATTTACATTTCACCGGCGATTTTCATGCGATCACCGCTGCTCACAATCTTATGGCGGCCATCATTGATAACCATTTACATAAAGGCAATCCGCTGGGATTTGACGTCAATAATGTATTTTGGAATCGCGTGATCGATATGAATGATCGCGCGCTCCGGCAGATCGTGGTCGGTCTTGGCGGCCATAATAACGGTGTGCCGCGTCAAAGCAGTTTCGATATCACGGCTGCAAGTGAGATTATGGCCATTTTGGCTTTGGCGGAAAATTTTAATGATCTGCGGCAGCGTCTTGAAAGGATTTTTGTCGGGGCGACGCATGAGAAAAAAGGCATCAGGGCCGCTTCGTTGAAAGTAGTCGGCGCGTTGCTGGCGCTTCTGAAAGATGCGATCAAACCGAACTTGGTTCAGACAATCGAAGGCGTACCTTGTATCATGCATACCGGACCGTTTGCCAATATCGCGACCGGCAATAATTCCGTGATTGCCGATAAAATCGCTTTGAAATTGGCCGATTACGTCGTGACGGAATGCGGGTTCGGTGCGGATTGCGGCGCAGAAAAATTGATCAATATCAAATGCCGCCAAAGCGGATTACGTCCCTCGGCGGGCGTGGTCGTCGCAACCGTCAAGGCCCTCAAAATGCATGGCGGAGGATTTGATGCCGTTCCCGGTAAAAAAATCGATAAGGCGCTTTTGGAAAAAGAAAACGTCGATGCCGTCGCCAAAGGTTGTGAAAATCTTCAGAAACACATCGAGAATATTCTCGGATTTGGCGTGCCGGTTGTCGTGGCGATTAATAAATTTACCAGTGATACGGAAAATGAGATTAGAGCCATCCGGGAAATTGCCACCAAAACCGGCGCTGAAGCGGTCATCCCGATCGACGTCTGGGGCAAAGGAGGAGTCGGCGGTACTGAATTGGCCGAAGCCGTTGTAGCGGCCTGTCAGAAACCTTCGTCGATCCGTTTTACCTACGACGTCAACGATTCGATCGAGAGCAAATTAGCGACCGTTGTGCAAAACATCTACGGCGGCAAAGATATTAAATTGTCGAAATTGGCCAAACTTAAAATTAAAATAGCCAAAGATGAAGGCATGGAACATATTCCGGTTTGTATCGCCAAAACGCATTTATCACTCTCACACGATCCGGCGCTCAAAGGACGACCGAAAGATTTTACAGTTCCAATTGACGATATTCGTTTTTCGGCGGGCGCAGGATTTTTATATGCCATTGCCGGAGAAATGATGACCATGCCGGGATTGCCGAGCGTGCCGTCGTCGGAATTGATCGATGTCGACGAACGCGGCCGTGTTGTCGGATTATTTTGA
- the rpmI gene encoding 50S ribosomal protein L35: MPKKKTNSGAKKRFQVTGSGKLMRKKSTARHLLSSKSNRRKRDLGGKHLVHTSDEGHVKKMLGLK, from the coding sequence ATGCCTAAAAAGAAGACCAATAGCGGTGCAAAAAAACGATTTCAAGTTACGGGCTCAGGCAAATTGATGCGTAAGAAATCTACCGCACGGCACCTTTTGAGTAGCAAATCCAATCGTCGTAAACGCGACCTCGGCGGCAAACATCTCGTGCATACGTCGGATGAAGGTCACGTCAAGAAGATGTTGGGTTTGAAATAA
- a CDS encoding proline dehydrogenase family protein, with protein sequence MPIMKNLLLWCSRNQWMSHRFPRFKFVQRAVKRFMPGEDLSSALAVSRSFQSRGISTVLTCLGENINDLSEAEKVRDHYLAVLDQIAETKLPTEISVKLTQLGFDIDLEKTKTYFRQIAKKAVEQNNFVWIDIESSGYVDATIAFFKTMYAEFSNVGLCLQAYLYRTEKDWNELKNSPGIRLVKGAYRESAAVAFPAKKDVDTNYLKLALQMIETAQNGKFRPGIATHDMKIVNAIKQTVAEKKWNPATIEFQMLYGINEDGQTILTREGYKMRVLISYGSAWFPWYMRRLAERPANVWFVIKSIFR encoded by the coding sequence ATGCCTATCATGAAAAACTTACTCCTGTGGTGCTCACGCAATCAATGGATGAGCCACCGTTTCCCAAGATTCAAATTCGTTCAACGCGCTGTCAAACGTTTCATGCCCGGCGAAGATTTAAGTTCGGCTCTTGCTGTAAGCCGCTCATTTCAATCGCGCGGAATCAGTACGGTTCTCACCTGCCTTGGCGAAAATATTAATGATCTGAGCGAGGCGGAAAAAGTCAGAGATCATTATTTAGCCGTTCTGGATCAAATTGCCGAAACAAAATTACCTACCGAAATTTCAGTTAAATTGACACAACTCGGGTTCGATATCGATTTGGAAAAAACCAAAACGTATTTCAGGCAAATTGCAAAAAAAGCCGTCGAACAAAATAATTTCGTCTGGATCGATATTGAAAGCAGCGGGTATGTCGACGCCACGATTGCTTTTTTTAAGACCATGTACGCTGAGTTTTCCAACGTTGGTTTATGCTTACAAGCCTATTTGTATCGAACGGAAAAAGACTGGAATGAACTAAAAAATTCTCCCGGTATCCGATTAGTCAAAGGCGCCTACAGAGAATCTGCCGCGGTAGCTTTTCCGGCTAAAAAAGATGTTGATACTAATTATTTAAAATTAGCCTTACAAATGATCGAAACGGCTCAAAACGGTAAGTTTCGCCCCGGTATTGCTACGCATGATATGAAAATCGTCAATGCCATTAAGCAAACGGTCGCTGAAAAGAAATGGAATCCGGCTACGATTGAATTTCAGATGTTATACGGTATTAACGAAGATGGCCAGACGATATTGACTCGCGAAGGATACAAAATGCGCGTATTGATCAGCTATGGATCTGCATGGTTCCCGTGGTACATGCGGCGCTTGGCTGAACGCCCTGCCAACGTATGGTTCGTGATTAAAAGCATCTTCAGATGA
- a CDS encoding RidA family protein, giving the protein MPKTIVNTPNAPAPIGPYNQSVVIPASKLVFTSGQIAIDPTTNQLIDGDVRVQTRRVFENIKAILEAAGTSLENVVKTTVFLKSMNDFAAMNEEYAKYLSGNSPARSTVEAARLPKDVLVEIDCIALIEK; this is encoded by the coding sequence ATGCCTAAAACTATTGTCAATACTCCCAATGCACCTGCGCCCATCGGCCCCTATAATCAATCGGTGGTGATTCCGGCAAGCAAGCTGGTGTTTACTTCAGGACAAATTGCCATCGATCCTACAACGAATCAGCTCATTGACGGCGACGTCCGTGTCCAGACGCGCCGCGTGTTCGAAAATATCAAAGCGATTCTCGAAGCGGCCGGAACGTCGTTGGAGAACGTTGTTAAAACGACGGTGTTTCTGAAAAGTATGAATGATTTTGCGGCAATGAATGAAGAATATGCAAAGTATCTTTCCGGTAATTCTCCTGCGCGTTCGACCGTCGAAGCAGCGCGTTTGCCCAAAGACGTGCTTGTCGAGATTGATTGCATTGCGCTCATTGAAAAATAA
- the rplT gene encoding 50S ribosomal protein L20: protein MPRATNNPASRARRKKLMNAAKGNFGNRRNVLRNVVETVEKGMTYATRDRKVNKRNMRSLWIIRINAAVREHGLSYSRFISALKKSNININRKVLSDMAMNDAAGFAKLIEVAKQAING, encoded by the coding sequence ATGCCGAGAGCAACTAATAACCCCGCGTCGCGCGCACGCCGCAAAAAATTGATGAATGCCGCCAAAGGCAACTTTGGCAATCGCCGCAATGTATTGCGCAACGTCGTTGAGACAGTCGAAAAAGGCATGACCTATGCCACACGCGACCGCAAAGTGAATAAGCGTAACATGCGTTCATTGTGGATCATCCGCATCAACGCCGCCGTTCGGGAACACGGCCTGAGCTATTCCCGGTTTATCAGCGCGTTGAAAAAAAGCAATATCAACATCAACCGCAAAGTTTTGTCCGATATGGCCATGAACGATGCGGCGGGATTTGCCAAATTGATCGAGGTTGCCAAACAAGCTATCAACGGGTAA
- the pheS gene encoding phenylalanine--tRNA ligase subunit alpha, whose product MIDELEKIKSDFLSDADGKTLDRVTLDHLHAKYIGRNGVITQATTRLKEIPKDQKPQYGKILNEVKTLVEDRLASIRDELSQRDSSTPDIDLTLPERRRFYGHLHPITQTLEEIKSVFAGMGFTVEDGPEVETDYYNFEAVNIPKDHPARDMQDTFFISDNVVLRTHTTPVQARTMQRKKPPIRMICPGRVYRKDTPDATHMPFFHQVEGLVVDEGVTFADFKATIAAFVHKMFGSDIGTRFRPSYFSFTEPSAEVDISCIFCHGKGCRTCKNSGWIEIMGSGMVNPILFDYAKYEKNRYSGYAFGMGIERIAMFMYNVNDLRLFSENDLRFLEQF is encoded by the coding sequence ATGATCGACGAATTAGAAAAAATTAAATCCGATTTTCTTTCGGACGCCGATGGCAAAACCCTTGATCGTGTAACGCTCGATCACCTGCACGCCAAATATATCGGGCGCAATGGCGTGATCACGCAAGCGACTACACGGCTTAAAGAAATTCCAAAAGATCAGAAACCTCAGTACGGTAAAATTCTCAACGAAGTCAAAACACTTGTGGAAGACCGGCTGGCCTCGATTCGCGATGAATTGTCGCAGCGTGACAGTTCAACGCCGGACATTGATCTGACACTGCCGGAACGACGCCGGTTTTACGGACATCTTCATCCGATTACGCAAACACTTGAAGAGATCAAATCTGTTTTTGCCGGGATGGGATTTACCGTCGAAGATGGTCCGGAAGTTGAAACGGATTATTATAATTTCGAAGCCGTGAATATTCCGAAAGATCATCCGGCGCGAGACATGCAGGATACGTTTTTTATCAGCGATAATGTCGTATTACGCACTCATACGACGCCGGTTCAGGCGCGTACGATGCAGAGAAAAAAACCACCGATTCGGATGATTTGTCCCGGCCGCGTATACCGTAAAGACACGCCGGACGCCACACACATGCCGTTTTTCCATCAAGTTGAAGGCTTGGTAGTTGACGAAGGAGTGACGTTTGCCGATTTTAAAGCGACCATTGCCGCATTTGTACACAAAATGTTCGGCAGTGACATCGGTACCCGTTTCCGTCCATCGTATTTTTCATTCACCGAGCCGAGCGCGGAAGTTGATATAAGCTGCATTTTCTGTCATGGAAAAGGTTGCCGGACGTGCAAAAATTCCGGTTGGATCGAAATCATGGGATCGGGAATGGTCAATCCGATTTTGTTCGACTATGCCAAATATGAAAAAAATCGTTATTCGGGCTATGCGTTTGGAATGGGCATCGAGCGGATAGCCATGTTTATGTATAATGTCAACGATTTACGTTTGTTTTCAGAAAACGATTTGCGTTTTCTGGAGCAGTTTTAA
- the thrS gene encoding threonine--tRNA ligase → MSQINIRFPDQSVKTFEKGITPLSIAQSISRGLAEKCVVADVNGKQVDLTTPINEDASIKLLTMDTPEGMQVFWHSSAHVMAQAVKRLWPEAKFEDGPPTEAGFFYDILLPHTISQEDFPKIEAEMEKISKEKLSYSRKELSRSEAMEFFKSIGQDFKLDIIQNIPDGQTISSYTQGEFTDLCRGPHIPHTGLIKAFKVMSVAGAFYKGDENNIQLQRLRAISFPSKKQLDEYLAMLEEAKRRDHRKLGQELELFYITSKVGGGLPLWLPNGTILRETLVDFLREEQKKQGYQPVVTPHIGNIDLYKTSGHYPYYKDSQFAPITLEDGEQFLLKPMNCPHHIQIYASKPRSYRDLPIRLAEFGTVYRYEQSGELTGLTRVRGFTVDDSHLFVRPDQVKEEMCRVIGLIQFVFETLGFKDFRTRLSFRDDHNEKYGGEIALWEKAQQDIQEAADAMKLNYFIGIGEAAFYGPKIDFMIKDVLGRTWQLGTVQLDYVLPERFKIEYTGADGQKHRPIMIHRAPFGSLERFIGILIEQYAGNFPVWLAPVQVAILPISDSHAAYSEQLKEQFESEKIRATIDARNEKIGYKIREAEMKKIPYILVIGDKEVAENKVAVRRHGKGDQGAVTLENFINDIREKIDSKSQD, encoded by the coding sequence TTGTCGCAGATCAATATCCGGTTTCCCGATCAGTCTGTAAAAACGTTCGAAAAAGGTATAACGCCGCTTTCCATCGCTCAAAGTATTAGCCGTGGTTTGGCCGAAAAATGCGTTGTCGCCGATGTCAACGGCAAACAGGTCGACCTAACTACACCTATTAATGAAGACGCGTCGATTAAATTATTGACCATGGATACCCCGGAAGGCATGCAGGTATTCTGGCATTCGTCGGCGCACGTGATGGCGCAAGCCGTCAAAAGACTCTGGCCTGAAGCGAAATTCGAAGACGGTCCTCCGACTGAAGCGGGATTTTTTTACGATATTCTTTTGCCGCACACGATCAGCCAGGAAGATTTTCCGAAGATCGAAGCGGAAATGGAAAAAATTTCAAAAGAAAAACTATCGTATTCGCGTAAGGAATTATCCCGTAGTGAAGCAATGGAATTTTTCAAATCTATCGGTCAGGATTTCAAGCTCGATATCATTCAAAACATTCCGGATGGTCAGACGATCAGTTCCTATACTCAGGGTGAATTTACCGATTTGTGCCGTGGCCCGCATATTCCGCATACCGGTTTGATCAAAGCTTTCAAGGTCATGTCGGTCGCCGGCGCTTTCTACAAAGGCGATGAAAATAATATTCAATTGCAGCGTTTGCGCGCCATCAGTTTTCCATCGAAGAAGCAGTTGGATGAATATCTCGCGATGCTTGAAGAAGCCAAGCGCCGCGATCACCGTAAATTAGGGCAGGAATTAGAACTTTTTTATATTACTTCCAAGGTAGGCGGCGGTTTGCCACTATGGCTGCCGAATGGTACGATTCTTCGCGAAACGCTGGTTGATTTTTTACGTGAGGAACAAAAAAAACAGGGATATCAACCTGTAGTCACTCCACACATCGGCAATATTGATCTCTACAAAACTTCCGGCCATTATCCTTATTACAAAGATTCCCAATTTGCGCCGATTACGCTCGAAGACGGTGAACAATTCCTTCTGAAGCCGATGAATTGTCCGCATCACATTCAAATTTATGCGTCCAAACCTAGAAGTTATCGCGACCTGCCAATTCGGCTTGCTGAATTCGGCACGGTGTATCGGTATGAACAATCGGGCGAATTGACCGGCCTGACGCGCGTTCGCGGTTTTACCGTCGATGATTCCCATTTATTTGTGCGGCCGGATCAGGTGAAGGAAGAAATGTGCCGTGTGATCGGATTAATTCAATTTGTTTTTGAAACGCTGGGATTCAAAGATTTCAGAACCCGCTTATCATTTCGCGACGACCACAACGAAAAATACGGCGGTGAAATTGCTCTGTGGGAGAAAGCGCAACAGGATATTCAGGAAGCAGCCGATGCCATGAAACTGAATTATTTTATCGGCATTGGCGAAGCGGCATTTTACGGCCCCAAAATCGATTTCATGATCAAAGATGTTCTCGGCCGGACATGGCAATTGGGGACGGTGCAATTAGATTACGTCTTACCGGAACGTTTTAAAATCGAATATACGGGCGCTGACGGACAAAAACATCGCCCGATCATGATTCACCGTGCGCCGTTCGGTTCACTTGAACGTTTCATTGGAATTTTGATCGAGCAGTATGCCGGTAATTTTCCGGTTTGGCTGGCGCCGGTACAAGTGGCTATTCTTCCTATATCCGATTCCCATGCGGCGTACAGCGAGCAACTGAAAGAACAATTCGAATCTGAAAAAATTCGGGCTACGATCGACGCGCGTAATGAAAAGATCGGTTATAAAATCCGTGAAGCTGAAATGAAAAAAATTCCTTACATCCTTGTCATTGGCGATAAGGAAGTAGCGGAGAATAAAGTTGCCGTCAGGCGGCATGGCAAAGGCGACCAGGGCGCCGTAACTTTGGAAAATTTTATCAACGATATTCGTGAAAAAATAGATAGCAAATCGCAAGATTGA
- the infC gene encoding translation initiation factor IF-3 produces MNEQIRVPKVRLISSKGEQIGVIDTFEALKMAREENLDLLEIVPNAEPPVCKIIDHGKYRYELQKKEKDARKKHTHVGELKELRFRPSTDEHDYQFKMKHALNFLEEGYKVKAVIVYKGREIANKELGAELAERLVSDLEKVGKLDGEMKFEGRNMVMIFVKK; encoded by the coding sequence ATGAATGAACAGATTCGCGTGCCGAAGGTACGTTTGATCAGTTCAAAAGGCGAACAAATCGGCGTCATCGATACATTTGAGGCGTTGAAAATGGCAAGGGAAGAGAACCTGGATTTATTGGAAATTGTGCCCAATGCCGAACCGCCCGTTTGCAAGATTATCGATCACGGTAAATATCGCTACGAATTACAGAAAAAAGAAAAAGACGCCCGTAAAAAGCACACGCACGTCGGCGAATTGAAGGAGTTGCGTTTTCGCCCGTCCACCGATGAACATGATTACCAGTTCAAAATGAAACACGCTTTGAATTTTCTTGAAGAAGGATATAAAGTCAAAGCGGTTATTGTATATAAAGGTCGTGAAATTGCCAATAAAGAACTCGGCGCTGAATTGGCCGAACGTTTGGTAAGTGATCTGGAAAAAGTCGGGAAATTGGACGGCGAGATGAAATTCGAAGGCCGTAACATGGTGATGATCTTTGTAAAAAAATAA